The nucleotide sequence TGATGTTTGCGATAAAAGATCCCGATGTGAATCTGAAACTGTTGAATCGTTTTTTGGTTCTTGCCGAACATTCTGATATCCCCATCGTCATATGCTTGAATAAAGTCGAGCTTGCCGAAAAAGAAGCGAATCGTATTGCTGAAGAATATCGTGCGATCGGATATACCGTACTGCTCTTATCGGCGCACGAAGAACGCAATATCGACATGCTGAAAACTGCACTTGCCGATAAAATCACTGTATTTGCAGGTCCATCGGGTGTTGGCAAATCAAGCCTTCTCAATTTGGTAGAACCGACCTTTAAACTTGCAACAGGTTCTGTCAGCGAAAAGATCGGCCGCGGTAAACATACGACCCGATTTGCACAGCTTTTGCCTCTTAGCGGTGGTGGTTATGTCGTTGATACACCCGGTTTCAGCTATACTGAATTCGAGATGGAGGAAACAGTGCTTGCATCGTGTTTCCCCGAATTCCGTCCATATGAACAATGTCGTTTCTCGCCATGTTTGCATTCTCATGAACCGTCCTGCGGCGTTAAAGAGGCGGTAGAGCGTGGAGATATCAAGCAGCAACGATATCAAAGCTATCTGGA is from Selenomonadales bacterium and encodes:
- the rsgA gene encoding ribosome small subunit-dependent GTPase A, whose protein sequence is MPQGVVIRAYNGYHYVRTDASVFECKTRGKMKKQREKVYVGDYVEFEDLGQEKGIIEKILPRKTLLERPTIANISQVFLMFAIKDPDVNLKLLNRFLVLAEHSDIPIVICLNKVELAEKEANRIAEEYRAIGYTVLLLSAHEERNIDMLKTALADKITVFAGPSGVGKSSLLNLVEPTFKLATGSVSEKIGRGKHTTRFAQLLPLSGGGYVVDTPGFSYTEFEMEETVLASCFPEFRPYEQCRFSPCLHSHEPSCGVKEAVERGDIKQQRYQSYL